In a single window of the Pseudopipra pipra isolate bDixPip1 chromosome Z, bDixPip1.hap1, whole genome shotgun sequence genome:
- the LOC135406561 gene encoding E3 ubiquitin-protein ligase NEDD4-like isoform X2, with amino-acid sequence MARRLRVHFGSGRSPAAPESELLERGEDDFWLPRNACDPKRSTAMFIPQLLGGAEARPTRSSSVQISLQRKGDGGDDAGPCQPSALGERCCAAPPENHPAAPGSPRGTPKNSNGTVCHNHRVFRAVPSKEEADEAPSGRNVSGVRIQHRASSADVPQVTLLPLGSEAPSNAEPRRWSLQHVPDPAANSGKKLFVLQLQQPPSGAGAGGGGDFGFTGTKGDRLVRYPRIRLERSTSYPVQPPAEGIDPPADGPGSEPPGAGRSRSEIPGSDSGERIPQGQGCLFKIRPEQNTRQQHFRILVTRGPEEQSQGVGADGPGAVTRDDFLGQVDVPLSHLPTEDPTMERPYTFKDFLLRPRSHKSRVKGFLRLKMAYMPKNGGQEEENGDQRDDSEHGWDVVDPGDPAAQRQEELPPPPLPPGWEEKVDNLGRTYYVNHNNRSTQWHRPSLIDVGSDSENNIRQINQEAAHRRFRSRRHISEDLEPEPAESGDVPEPWETISEEASAGGDSLSLALPPPPASPVSRSSPQELSEELSRRLQVDANGEQLGSLVQREPSSRLRSCSVTDAVAEQSQLALPSVAYVHTTPGLPSGWEERKDAKGRTYYVNHNNRTTTWTRPIVQLAEDGLVAPGSSGSSSNHLSEPQIRRPRSLSSPTVTLSAPLEGMKDSPVRRAVKDTLSNPQSPQPSPYNSPKPQHKGAQSFLPPGWEMRIAPNGRPFFIDHNTKTTTWEDPRLKFPVHLRSKASLNPNDLGPLPPGWEERIHLDGRTFYIDHRSQVLVCGDIEPRDLVPSYDNKITQWEDPRLQNPAITGPAVPYSREFKQKYDYFRKKLKKPADIPNRFEMKLHRNNIFEESYRRIMSVKRPDVLKARLWIEFESEKGLDYGGVAREWFFLLSKEMFNPYYGLFEYSATDNYTLQINPNSGLCNEDHLSYFTFIGRVAGLAVYHGKLLDGFFIRPFYKMMLGKPITLKDMESVDSEYYNSLKWILENDPTELDLMFCIDEENFGQTYQVDLKPNGSEIMVTNENKREYIDLVIQWRFVNRVQKQMNAFLEGFTELLPIDLIKIFDENELELLMCGLGDVDVNDWRQHTIYKNGYCPNHPVIQWFWKAVLLMDAEKRIRLLQFVTGTSRVPMNGFAELYGSNGPQLFTIEQWGSPDKLPRAHTCFNRLDLPLYDSFEDLREKLLMAVENAQGFEGVD; translated from the exons ATGGCCCGTCGGCTGCGGGTTCATTTTGGCTCCGGCCGAagccccgcggcccccgagtCGGAGCTCCTCGAGCGGGGGGAGGACGACTTTTGGCTGCCGCGGAACGCCTGCGACCCGAAGAGGAGCACGGCCATGTTCATCCCGCAGCTGCTGGGCGGCGCCGAGGCCCGGCCCACGCGCAGCTCCTCCGTGCAGATCTCGCTCCAGCGCAAGGGCGACGGCGGCGACGACGCCGGGCCCTGCCAGCCCTCGGCCCTCGGCGAGCGCTGCTGCGCCGCCCCGCCGGAGAACCACCCTGCCGCCCCGGGCAGCCCGCGGGGGACCCCCAAAAACTCCAATGGAACCGTTTGCCATAATCACCGAGTGTTTCGTGCCGTCCCCTCCAAGGAGGAGGCGGACGAGGCGCCGTCGGGTCGGAACGTCAGCGGGGTGAGGATCCAGCATCGGGCGTCCAGCGCGGATGTGCCTCAAGTGACTCTGCTTCCCTTGGGCTCGGAGGCTCCGAGTAACGCCGAGCCCCGGCGCTGGTCCTTGCAGCATGTGCCGGATCCGGCGGCGAATTCGGGGAAGAAGCTCTTTGTTCTCCAGTTACAGCAGCCGCCGAGCGGagcgggcgcggggggcgggggtGACTTCGGGTTTACCGGCACAAAGGGAGACAGATTGGTCAGGTACCCCCGGATACGGCTGGAAAGGAGCACTTCCTACCCCGTGCAGCCGCCGGCGGAAGGAATCGACCCCCCGGCCGACGGGCCGGGCTCGGAGCCGCCCGGGGCCGGCAGGAGCAGGTCAGAGATACCGGGCAGCGACTCGGGGGAGCGGATTCCTCAAGGGCAGGGCTGCTTGTTTAAAATCAGGCCGGAGCAGAACACGAggcagcagcacttcaggaTTCTTGTCACCCGCGGGCCCGAGGAGCAGAGTCAGGGGGTCGGCGCCGACGGTCCCGGCGCCGTG ACCAGAGACGACTTCCTGGGCCAGGTGGATGTGCCGCTCAGCCACCTCCCG ACCGAAGACCCGACCATGGAGCGACCCTACACATTTAAGGATTTCCTCCTCAGgcccagaag CCACAAGTCGCGCGTGAAGGGTTTCCTGCGGCTGAAGATGGCCTACATGCCCAAAAACGGgggccaggaggaggagaacGGCGACCAGAGGGACGACTCCGAG cacgGCTGGGACGTGGTGGATCCCGGCGACCCCGCGGCCCAGCGGCAGGAGGAGCTGCCgcccccgccgctgcccccgGGCTGGGAGGAGAAGGTGGACAACCTGGGCAGGACCTACTACGTCAACCACAACAACAGGAGCACCCAGTGGCACCGGCCCAGCCTCAT CGACGTGGGCTCGGACTCCGAGAACAACATCCGGCAGATCAACCAGGAGGCCGCTCACCGGCGGTTCCGCTCACGGCGCCACATCAGCGAGGACCTGGAGCCGGagccggcggagagcggggaCGTCCCTGAG CCCTGGGAAACCATCTCCGAGGAGGCGAGTGCCGGCGGGGATTCCTTGAGCCTGGCGCTGCCGCCCCCTCCCGCGTCGCCGGTGTCGCGgagcagcccccaggagctgtcggaggagctgagcaggaggctCCAGGTCGACGCCAACGGGGAGCAACTCGGCTCTTTGGTT CAAAGAGAaccctcctccaggctgaggtCGTGCAGCGTCACGGACGCGGTGGCCGAGCAGTCTCAGTTAGCCCTG CCCTCCGTGGCCTACGTGCACACCACCCCCGGGCTGCCCTCGGGCTGGGAGGAGCGCAAGGACGCCAAGGGCAGGACCTACTACGTCAACCACAACAACCGCACCACGACGTGGACGCGGCCCATCGTGCAG CTCGCCGAGGACGGGCTGGTGGCCCCgggcagcagcggcagcagcagcaaccacCTGAGCGAGCCGCAGATCCGGCGGCCCCGCAGCCTCAGCTCCCCCACCGTCACCCTGTCGGCCCCGCTGGAG GGCATGAAGGACTCGCCGGTGCGCCGGGCGGTGAAGGACACCCTGTCCAACCCCCAGAGCCCGCAGCCGTCCCCCTACAACTCCCCCAAGCCCCAGCACAAGGGGgcccagagcttcctgcccCCGGGCTGGGAGATGCGCATCGCGCCCAACGGCCGCCCCTTCTTCATCGACCACAACACCAAGACCACCACCTGG GAGGACCCGCGGCTGAAGTTCCCGGTGCATCTGAGATCCAAAGCGTCCCTGAACCCCAACGACCTGGGCCCTCTGCCT CCCGGCTGGGAGGAGAGAATCCACCTGGACGGGAGGACCTTCTACATCGACCACA GAAGCCAGGTGTTGGTTTGTGGAGACATTGAGCCCAGAGACTTAGTGCCCTCCTACG ATAATAAAATCACCCAGTGGGAGGACCCCAGGCTGCAGAACCCGGCCATCACCGGCCCG GCCGTCCCCTACTCCCGGGAGTTCAAGCAGAAATACGACTATTTCCGGAAGAAGCTGAAGAAACCC GCCGACATCCCCAACAGATTTGAGATGAAGCTGCACCGCAACAACATTTTTGAGGAGTCCTACCGGCGGATCATGTCGGTGAAGAGACCCGACGTCCTCAAAGCCCGGCTCTGGATCGAGTTCGAGTCAGAAAAAGGACTTGACTACGGGGGTGTGGCCAGAGAGTGGTTTTTTCTCTTGTCCAAGGAGATGTTTAACCCTTACTACGGGCTCTTTGAGTACTCAGCCAC ggacaacTACACACTTCAGATTAATCCTAATTCAGGTCTCTGTAACGAAGACCACCTGTCCTACTTCACCTTCATCGGCCGCGTGGCCGGGCTGGCCGTGTACCACGGGAAGCTGCTGGACG GCTTCTTCATCAGACCTTTCTACAAGATGATGCTGGGCAAGCCCATCACTCTGAAGGACATGGAATCAGTG GACAGCGAATATTACAACTCCCTGAAGTGGATCCTGGAGAACGACCCCACCGAGCTGGATCTCATGTTCTGCATCGATGAGGAGAACTTTGGGCAG ACATACCAAGTGGACCTGAAGCCCAACGGCTCCGAAATCATGGTGACCAACGAGAACAAGAGGGAGTACATCGA CCTGGTCATCCAGTGGAGGTTTGTCAACAGGGTGCAGAAGCAAATGAATGCCTTCCTGGAG GGGttcacagagctgcttcccatCGACCTGATTAAGATTTTTGATGAGAATGAGCTGGAG CTCCTGATGTGCGGCCTCGGCGACGTCGACGTCAACGACTGGCGCCAGCACACCATCTACAAGAACGGCTACTGCCCCAACCACCCCGTCATCCAGTGGTTCTGGAAG GCCGTGCTGCTGATGGACGCCGAGAAGCGGATCCGGCTCCTGCAGTTCGTCACCGGGACGTCTCGAGTGCCTATGAACGGATTTGCTGAACTTTACG GTTCAAATGGTCCTCAGCTGTTTACAATAGAGCAGTGGGGGAGTCCCGACAAGCTGCCCCGAGCTCACACCTG CTTTAACCGCCTGGACTTGCCTCTCTACGACTCGTTCGAGGACCTGCGGGAGAAGCTCCTCATGGCCGTGGAGAACGCCCAGGGCTTCGAAGGGGTGGATTAG